The following proteins are co-located in the candidate division TA06 bacterium genome:
- the rplQ gene encoding 50S ribosomal protein L17, whose translation MRHRKDTLKLSRSHSHRRALMSNLVTSLIKHEKIQTTFPKAQAAKRVAERLISVSKQNDLAAIRQVGKIVKDKEVLKKLFQVIMPRMKDKKSGFITVTKLWLRKGDAALLCLMELYGAPAKAKLVKGEKKEKKAAKPAKKQPGKKVAKAEGKLKEEKKSAAAKASTSAKAAADHRYNGAGKSADKAKAKK comes from the coding sequence ATGCGACACCGCAAAGATACCTTAAAGCTGAGCCGCAGCCATTCCCACCGCCGGGCCCTGATGTCCAACCTGGTAACCTCACTTATCAAACACGAAAAGATACAGACCACCTTTCCCAAAGCCCAGGCGGCCAAAAGGGTGGCCGAGCGCCTGATCTCCGTGTCCAAGCAAAACGATCTGGCCGCCATCCGTCAGGTCGGAAAAATCGTCAAGGACAAGGAGGTTTTAAAGAAGCTGTTCCAGGTGATCATGCCCAGGATGAAGGACAAGAAGTCGGGCTTCATCACCGTCACCAAACTATGGCTGCGCAAGGGCGACGCCGCGTTGCTGTGCCTGATGGAACTATACGGCGCTCCGGCCAAGGCCAAGCTGGTCAAAGGCGAGAAGAAGGAAAAGAAAGCCGCCAAGCCGGCCAAGAAACAGCCGGGCAAGAAGGTTGCCAAGGCAGAGGGCAAGCTCAAAGAAGAAAAGAAGTCCGCCGCCGCCAAGGCTTCCACCTCCGCTAAAGCTGCGGCGGACCACCGCTATAACGGGGCAGGCAAGTCGGCGGATAAAGCTAAAGCAAAGAAGTAG